In one Brassica oleracea var. oleracea cultivar TO1000 chromosome C9, BOL, whole genome shotgun sequence genomic region, the following are encoded:
- the LOC106316804 gene encoding uncharacterized protein LOC106316804, which translates to METKKEEVTPLKGCLKTRQDMKRIEETEDCFILDFNPFDSFDVKNLSFAGDHEGDKDLAIIHESGQVACRDFPHPRHLCLNFPFGSTPNATHCHLCYCCICDKPAPCAQWMSSHCSASADSVEWRTRD; encoded by the exons ATGGAGACGAAGAAAGAAGAAGTGACTCCTCTCAAAGGATGTCTGAAAACCAGACAAGACATGAAGAGAATCGAGGAAACAGAGGACTGCTTCATCCTCGATTTCAATCCTTTTGATTCTTTTGACGTTAAGAATCTTTCTTTTGCCGGTGATCATGAGGGTGACAAAGATCTGGCTATCATCCATGAGTCAGGCCAG GTAGCTTGTAGAGATTTCCCACATCCAAGACACCTTTGCTTGAATTTTCCCTTTGGATCAACTCCTAATGCAACCCATTGTCATCTG TGTTACTGTTGCATCTGCGATAAGCCTGCTCCTTGTGCACAGTGGATGTCTTCGCATTGCAGTGCTTCAGCAGACTCTGTGGAGTGGAGAACTAGGGATTGA